Proteins co-encoded in one Spirosoma endbachense genomic window:
- a CDS encoding glycosyl hydrolase 115 family protein has product MSAELFFYKAIRLGLFGFWILAMLTQSPLAKATPFPIVTHTSRVTIVYNPNAAKLDSIAAHLLALDIERVTTVKPKVITDLSKASGNIIAIGPIQSTLILKLVSQQSLFQRKLQGQWECFGMTVVEKPLASISKALVITGSDSRGTAYGVFTLSEKLGVSPWYWWADVPVKQNRELIIQQDEYVSSPPSVKYRGIFINDEDWGLQPWAAKTFEPETADIGPKTYAKVFELLLRLKANLIWPAMHPSTKPFYTIPGNKEVADAYELIVGTSHAEPMLRNNVREWDKKSMGDFNYITNKSAIYRYWESRVKEAGATNVMYTIGMRGVHDSGMEGVKDPKEAVPLIEQIFADQRGLFQKYINPDATKVPQVFTLYKEVLEVYANGLKVPNDVTLIWPDDNYGYIHQLSNAEEANRPGGSGVYYHASYWGRPHDYLWLSTTHPALIREEMTKAYATKANQVWVVNVGDIKPGEYDLQLFMDMAYRVDPFLDSQYSKQHLQNWVRCLFGDQFATTISGALWDYYQLAFERKPEFMGWSQTEPTTPIKPLTAYNHHFFGDQAQRRLDRYSELENVVKAIGLKLPVQQRDSYYQLVEYPVVCASLMNKKFLYRDKAYRYAEQGRISAQQYATLSKQAYEAIGKETTYFNQQLVKGKWREMMSMHPRDLPVYALPSYNFNQKSARQDWQVIPEGYSKADSGNNAPLMLPRFDRWNKQRYFIDVFLCRDAQLPFSVTQSANWIKVSQRQGTLSSKEGQSDCRLWVDIDWDKAPNQVLSGFVKIVGGSHEMTIAIEANNAPTPDLNGYTGFVEAAGFIAIDATSGTTFTNNKADKWEVVEGVGAAGKALEAMPLSVEATTPLADTALIRTYPAVTYNFYTFHASPADFTIYTLPTFPLNNNQDMRYAVSIDGGNLTVLTFKTVGRTEEWKQNVLSNSAFRTLKQASLPGGKHTLTIYRIDPGVILDRIFINLGVEQAYYGPVPESAHGSLK; this is encoded by the coding sequence ATGTCGGCAGAACTATTTTTTTATAAAGCGATACGGTTGGGGCTATTCGGGTTCTGGATTCTGGCTATGCTGACTCAGAGCCCTTTGGCAAAGGCTACCCCATTCCCTATTGTTACCCACACGTCCCGAGTCACCATTGTTTATAACCCGAATGCTGCTAAGCTTGACTCAATAGCAGCCCATTTGCTGGCCCTTGATATTGAGCGAGTCACCACAGTTAAGCCGAAGGTAATAACCGATCTGTCGAAGGCATCGGGCAACATCATTGCCATCGGGCCGATTCAATCGACTCTTATCCTAAAGCTGGTAAGCCAACAGTCGCTGTTTCAGCGCAAACTTCAGGGACAGTGGGAATGCTTTGGAATGACTGTGGTGGAGAAGCCGCTGGCATCCATTTCCAAAGCGCTGGTCATTACGGGGAGTGATTCGCGCGGGACCGCTTATGGTGTCTTCACACTCTCAGAAAAGCTGGGCGTGTCGCCCTGGTACTGGTGGGCCGATGTGCCGGTAAAGCAGAACCGTGAACTAATCATTCAGCAGGATGAGTATGTTTCATCACCACCTTCCGTGAAATACCGGGGTATTTTTATCAATGATGAAGATTGGGGATTACAACCCTGGGCGGCCAAAACGTTCGAACCCGAAACCGCCGACATCGGGCCTAAAACATATGCCAAAGTCTTCGAACTCCTGCTTCGGCTTAAAGCAAACCTGATCTGGCCAGCGATGCATCCCAGTACAAAGCCATTTTATACGATTCCAGGCAACAAAGAAGTGGCGGATGCCTATGAACTAATTGTCGGTACGTCTCATGCCGAACCGATGCTGCGCAATAACGTCCGCGAATGGGATAAAAAAAGCATGGGCGACTTCAATTATATCACCAACAAATCTGCGATTTATCGCTACTGGGAGAGTCGGGTGAAAGAAGCCGGGGCCACAAATGTCATGTACACCATCGGTATGCGCGGTGTTCATGATAGTGGCATGGAAGGTGTTAAAGACCCCAAAGAAGCGGTTCCGTTAATTGAGCAGATTTTTGCCGACCAGCGCGGTTTATTCCAGAAATACATCAATCCTGACGCGACGAAAGTCCCCCAGGTATTTACGCTCTATAAAGAGGTTCTGGAGGTCTATGCGAATGGGCTGAAGGTCCCGAATGATGTTACCCTGATCTGGCCTGATGACAATTATGGCTATATCCACCAACTGAGCAATGCGGAAGAGGCAAATCGTCCGGGTGGTTCGGGCGTCTACTACCACGCTTCCTATTGGGGGCGTCCCCATGATTATTTATGGTTATCGACGACCCATCCCGCGCTGATTCGCGAAGAAATGACCAAAGCGTATGCGACGAAAGCAAATCAGGTCTGGGTCGTCAACGTAGGCGATATTAAGCCCGGAGAATATGATTTGCAGCTCTTTATGGATATGGCCTATCGGGTCGATCCCTTTCTGGATAGCCAGTATTCGAAACAGCATCTACAAAACTGGGTAAGGTGTCTGTTTGGGGACCAGTTTGCTACGACCATTTCGGGTGCTTTATGGGACTATTATCAGTTAGCTTTCGAGCGTAAACCCGAATTTATGGGCTGGAGTCAAACCGAACCAACGACGCCGATTAAGCCGCTGACGGCCTATAATCATCATTTTTTCGGCGATCAGGCCCAACGACGGCTGGATCGATATAGTGAACTGGAAAACGTGGTTAAGGCGATCGGGTTAAAATTACCCGTACAGCAAAGAGATTCGTACTACCAGCTGGTCGAATACCCTGTCGTCTGCGCGTCGTTGATGAATAAAAAATTTCTCTATCGGGATAAAGCGTATCGCTACGCAGAACAGGGACGAATCAGCGCTCAGCAGTATGCGACGCTGTCAAAACAAGCCTATGAGGCAATCGGAAAGGAAACCACTTATTTTAACCAGCAGCTTGTAAAGGGAAAATGGCGGGAAATGATGTCGATGCATCCCAGAGATTTGCCGGTTTATGCATTACCTTCTTATAATTTTAACCAAAAGAGTGCGCGACAAGACTGGCAGGTTATTCCGGAAGGGTATTCAAAAGCAGATTCTGGAAATAATGCTCCGTTGATGCTTCCCCGATTTGATCGCTGGAATAAGCAACGTTATTTTATCGATGTATTCCTATGCCGGGATGCCCAACTACCGTTTTCGGTCACCCAGTCGGCTAACTGGATCAAGGTGAGCCAAAGGCAAGGTACGCTTAGCTCGAAAGAAGGCCAAAGCGATTGTCGGCTTTGGGTAGACATTGATTGGGACAAGGCACCTAATCAAGTACTATCCGGATTTGTCAAAATAGTTGGCGGTAGCCATGAAATGACTATTGCCATCGAAGCCAACAATGCACCCACTCCCGACTTAAATGGATATACTGGCTTTGTCGAGGCTGCGGGTTTTATCGCCATCGACGCTACTAGTGGGACAACTTTTACGAATAATAAGGCCGATAAATGGGAGGTTGTCGAAGGGGTAGGAGCAGCTGGTAAAGCGCTGGAAGCAATGCCTTTGTCTGTTGAAGCGACGACACCGCTGGCCGATACAGCCCTCATCCGGACATATCCCGCTGTTACCTACAATTTTTATACGTTTCACGCGTCTCCGGCTGACTTTACGATTTATACGTTACCGACATTTCCATTGAATAACAACCAGGACATGCGGTATGCGGTTAGTATCGATGGCGGAAATCTGACAGTCCTTACGTTTAAAACAGTCGGGCGCACGGAGGAATGGAAACAAAACGTACTCAGCAACTCAGCTTTCAGAACCCTGAAACAAGCCTCCTTACCCGGTGGAAAACATACGCTGACCATTTATAGGATTGACCCAGGTGTTATCCTTGACCGTATTTTCATTAATCTGGGTGTTGAGCAGGCTTATTATGGTCCTGTGCCAGAATCAGCTCATGGCTCACTGAAATAA
- a CDS encoding glycoside hydrolase family 28 protein — MKSTIACVLVVFSIFLYSFDQTDSGVMIQEVNVRAPFKMPAIRVPDFSKCLRLPITDFGAVPGNKEKTTQAIAKAIDQANKQGGGVVVIPKGEWLTGQVHLKSNVALHLAKEAILLFSENPTDYLPAVHTTWEGLECYNYSPLIYGYQCKNVAITGEGELKARLDVWQQWYARPKPHMESIKRLYNLAWERAPVEKRQMVNDTAHLRPQFIQFNRSENILLEGITITNSPFWTIHPYLCKNVVIRKVKVYAHGHNNDGVDPEMSQNVLIEDCQFDQGDDAIAIKSGRNPEGWRLKTPSKNIVIRKCLVKNGHQLVAIGSELSGGIENVFVDSCRVVDGAKLNHLLFIKTNERMGGFVRNIHMSHVQAGKIDLGVLGIETDVLYQWRTLVPTYERRLTPIKDIFLDHIDASNVKFVSRILGQKALPIENVTLKNITTGTILEKKYIHEHVVHVSIVD, encoded by the coding sequence ATGAAAAGTACAATAGCCTGTGTTCTGGTTGTTTTTTCGATCTTTTTGTATTCGTTTGATCAAACGGATTCGGGCGTAATGATCCAGGAAGTTAACGTCAGGGCACCGTTTAAAATGCCAGCAATCAGGGTGCCCGACTTCAGCAAATGCCTCCGATTACCCATCACTGATTTTGGTGCCGTTCCGGGTAACAAAGAAAAAACAACCCAGGCTATTGCGAAGGCCATTGATCAAGCCAATAAACAGGGTGGAGGAGTGGTTGTCATCCCCAAAGGCGAATGGCTAACCGGACAGGTGCATCTGAAAAGTAACGTGGCTCTGCACTTAGCTAAAGAGGCAATACTACTTTTTTCAGAGAACCCCACCGATTACCTGCCTGCTGTCCATACCACCTGGGAAGGGTTGGAATGTTACAATTATTCGCCACTCATCTATGGTTATCAGTGTAAAAACGTGGCCATTACTGGGGAAGGTGAACTGAAAGCCAGACTAGATGTGTGGCAGCAATGGTATGCCCGTCCTAAACCCCATATGGAGAGCATCAAGCGATTGTACAACCTAGCCTGGGAACGGGCACCCGTTGAAAAGCGACAAATGGTCAATGACACAGCCCATTTGCGGCCCCAGTTTATTCAGTTTAATCGGAGTGAAAACATTCTCCTGGAAGGGATCACCATTACCAATAGTCCATTCTGGACAATTCATCCCTACCTGTGCAAAAATGTAGTCATTCGAAAGGTAAAGGTCTATGCGCATGGCCATAATAATGATGGCGTTGATCCGGAGATGAGCCAGAATGTCCTGATCGAAGATTGTCAGTTCGATCAGGGGGATGATGCCATTGCCATCAAATCAGGCCGTAATCCGGAAGGATGGCGTCTAAAAACACCATCCAAAAATATTGTCATTCGCAAATGTCTGGTGAAAAACGGCCATCAACTGGTGGCGATTGGCAGTGAGCTTTCGGGCGGAATTGAGAATGTGTTTGTCGATAGCTGCCGGGTGGTAGACGGAGCCAAATTAAATCATCTGCTATTCATTAAGACCAATGAACGCATGGGAGGATTTGTACGAAATATCCACATGAGCCATGTTCAGGCAGGGAAAATTGATCTGGGTGTACTGGGTATTGAAACCGATGTCTTATACCAGTGGCGAACGCTGGTGCCTACATACGAACGAAGATTAACACCGATCAAAGATATATTTCTGGACCATATTGACGCATCCAATGTCAAGTTTGTATCCCGGATTCTGGGTCAGAAAGCACTTCCGATCGAAAACGTAACTCTTAAAAACATAACCACTGGCACTATACTGGAAAAAAAATATATTCATGAGCATGTTGTCCATGTTAGTATTGTGGACTGA
- a CDS encoding SDR family oxidoreductase, whose translation MNQTILITGASSGIGRQTAKLFQSKGWNVIATMRKPESETELTELDNVLVTQLDVLDVDSIENAVKAGIQKFGEIDVLLNNAGYGAYGLLESFSREKIIRQFNTNVIGLLDVTKALLPHFRANKRGMIINISSIGGKMTFPLGALYHGTKFAVEGISESLSYEVEQFGGSVKIIEPGAIATDFAGRSFDFSNDDTLAEYQPMVAKTMSALPALFENASDPSVVANVIYKAATDGAHQLRYAAGEDAKMILTNRFQWNDEVFIGSMKTQFGL comes from the coding sequence ATGAATCAGACAATTTTAATTACTGGGGCAAGCAGCGGTATAGGCAGGCAAACCGCTAAACTATTTCAATCAAAAGGCTGGAACGTAATCGCAACGATGCGCAAGCCTGAAAGCGAAACCGAATTAACCGAATTAGACAATGTTTTGGTTACCCAACTCGATGTATTGGATGTAGATTCTATCGAAAACGCAGTAAAGGCGGGTATCCAGAAATTTGGGGAAATTGATGTGTTGCTAAACAATGCCGGTTATGGTGCCTATGGGCTTTTGGAATCGTTTTCAAGAGAGAAAATCATTCGCCAGTTTAATACCAATGTGATTGGACTTTTAGATGTTACCAAAGCATTGCTTCCCCATTTTCGAGCGAACAAACGTGGTATGATCATTAACATTTCTTCCATTGGTGGTAAAATGACCTTTCCGCTAGGTGCTTTGTATCACGGTACCAAGTTTGCCGTTGAAGGCATCTCCGAATCATTGAGCTATGAAGTTGAGCAATTTGGTGGAAGCGTAAAAATCATTGAGCCGGGTGCCATTGCCACCGATTTTGCCGGCCGTTCCTTTGATTTTAGTAATGATGATACCCTAGCCGAATATCAGCCAATGGTGGCAAAAACGATGTCTGCATTACCCGCTTTATTTGAAAACGCTTCAGACCCAAGTGTAGTGGCCAACGTCATTTATAAGGCAGCTACCGATGGCGCTCATCAACTAAGATATGCCGCGGGAGAAGATGCTAAAATGATCCTGACAAACCGCTTTCAATGGAATGATGAGGTATTTATTGGAAGCATGAAAACTCAGTTTGGGCTATGA
- a CDS encoding helix-turn-helix domain-containing protein, translating to MDNDIEESASMMGWGVFFQPDLIRATSLNDKMKEYSFFSYEMSEALHLSDKEKQSLYDCVRKLDVELLENIDVYSQAIIVSTLELLLNYCSRFYGRQFITRKNSNHAVVVQIENVLAHYFEKNTIQEKGLPTVKQLAEQVHLSPSYLSDLLKKETGKNAQDHIHFYLIEEAKNRLLDTNKSVGEIAYTLGFDYPQYFNKLFKQKTGKTPIEFRRMN from the coding sequence ATGGACAACGATATTGAAGAATCAGCCAGTATGATGGGTTGGGGGGTGTTTTTTCAACCTGATCTGATCAGGGCCACTTCATTGAATGATAAAATGAAGGAGTACAGCTTTTTTTCGTATGAAATGTCAGAAGCGCTTCACCTGTCTGATAAAGAAAAACAAAGTTTATATGATTGCGTCCGGAAGCTTGACGTTGAGTTGCTGGAAAATATAGATGTATATAGCCAGGCGATCATCGTATCCACACTTGAATTGTTGTTAAACTATTGTTCCCGTTTTTATGGAAGGCAGTTTATCACCCGAAAAAATTCCAATCATGCTGTGGTCGTGCAAATTGAAAACGTTTTGGCTCACTACTTCGAAAAAAACACTATTCAGGAAAAGGGCTTACCTACGGTAAAACAGCTGGCCGAACAGGTTCATTTATCGCCGAGTTATTTGAGCGACTTGCTCAAAAAAGAAACAGGTAAAAATGCTCAGGATCATATTCATTTCTATTTAATTGAGGAAGCGAAAAACAGATTGTTAGATACCAATAAATCGGTTGGTGAAATCGCCTACACCTTAGGGTTTGACTACCCACAATATTTTAATAAACTTTTTAAGCAGAAAACTGGGAAAACGCCCATCGAGTTTAGAAGGATGAATTAA
- a CDS encoding alpha/beta fold hydrolase codes for MSKTYFYLLLLVYCAACSTTRPFRDSNGKRLLNSVAEIRRIKINGIKQFVTIRGTDRRNPILLWLHGGPGSISMPFYMYYNAPLEQQFTVVYWDQRGSGKSYSARIAPASMRMDQFIADAYELTIWLKKHFGQDKLFLVGHSWGGLLGMHVIAKHPDDYRAFVAVSPVSNGPQSEQLSYEFTLNSAQQKQDTAAVATLKRIGPPENGLYKEGLGALKQQRNLVQKYGGALHQNLRMPGSQLFLRSREYSLLDLLKTNKIQRLSYPMVQTIWPLMDLKAQIPVIKVPVYFCLGRYDYNCPSTLVANYYNSLQAPFKELIWFEESAHLPCWEEPQKFNALLQEKLNQQK; via the coding sequence ATGAGTAAGACCTATTTCTACCTGCTGCTGCTCGTTTACTGCGCAGCTTGCAGTACAACCCGACCCTTTAGAGACAGTAATGGAAAGCGTTTACTAAATAGCGTTGCTGAAATCCGGCGAATCAAAATCAATGGAATTAAACAATTTGTAACAATACGCGGAACAGATCGACGTAACCCCATTCTGTTGTGGCTACACGGAGGACCGGGTAGTATATCGATGCCGTTTTATATGTATTATAATGCTCCTTTGGAGCAGCAGTTCACCGTCGTTTATTGGGATCAGCGCGGATCGGGAAAGTCGTATTCAGCCAGGATTGCACCTGCCAGTATGAGGATGGATCAGTTTATTGCCGATGCATACGAATTGACAATCTGGCTCAAGAAACACTTTGGTCAGGACAAACTATTCCTTGTTGGGCATTCCTGGGGCGGATTACTAGGCATGCACGTAATTGCAAAACATCCTGACGATTACCGGGCTTTCGTGGCAGTTTCGCCTGTGTCTAATGGCCCCCAAAGTGAACAATTGTCGTACGAGTTTACGCTCAATAGCGCTCAGCAAAAACAGGATACAGCAGCTGTAGCAACGCTGAAAAGAATTGGTCCACCAGAAAACGGATTGTACAAAGAGGGATTGGGAGCCCTTAAACAACAACGGAATTTAGTGCAAAAGTATGGAGGAGCCCTTCATCAGAACCTTAGAATGCCCGGTAGCCAACTCTTCTTACGATCCAGAGAATACAGCCTGCTTGATCTGTTAAAGACCAATAAAATACAACGTTTATCTTACCCGATGGTGCAAACCATATGGCCACTAATGGATTTGAAAGCTCAAATTCCAGTCATCAAAGTTCCTGTCTATTTTTGTTTAGGGCGCTATGATTATAACTGTCCGTCTACCTTGGTAGCCAATTACTATAACTCCTTGCAGGCACCTTTTAAAGAACTCATCTGGTTCGAGGAGTCTGCTCACCTTCCCTGTTGGGAGGAGCCGCAAAAGTTCAACGCCTTACTGCAGGAAAAGTTGAATCAACAGAAATAA
- a CDS encoding hypervirulence associated TUDOR domain-containing protein, whose amino-acid sequence MTTAKKGDNVKWKYGKSEGVGKVSEVHQNDVKKTIKGKSIKRKGSQEEPALVIRQADGQEVIKSASEVDKK is encoded by the coding sequence ATGACTACGGCAAAAAAAGGGGACAACGTTAAATGGAAGTATGGCAAGAGTGAGGGCGTTGGAAAGGTATCGGAGGTCCACCAAAACGATGTAAAAAAAACGATTAAAGGCAAGTCTATCAAACGGAAAGGTTCACAAGAAGAGCCTGCCCTGGTGATCAGGCAGGCGGATGGTCAGGAAGTGATCAAGTCAGCCAGTGAAGTCGATAAAAAATAA
- a CDS encoding TonB-dependent receptor domain-containing protein, with protein MKSFLLVLLAFASSIGFVLAQHAKISGLLLDSTANKPVEFATVALLKEGKPIQGVTTDSKGAFVFNKAPTGDYSIQASFVGYAPKTVEKVTVMSGQDIEVGVIKMAQTAQKLAEVTITEQKALFEEKSDRMVYNAEKDISIKGGDATDVLKKIPSIAVDIEGNVQLRGSSNIKVLINNKPSSIVARSISDALKQIPADIIKQVEVITSPSAKYDAEGTAGIINIITKKNSIQGTSGSISPNFGQWNNWQNATINHRMKSISISANGGYSDWKNKRYIQLLRSFTNGDTVTNQNQTQWVTGNGKNFYGTLNIDWDIDSLNRLGAGLNYYNGANTNGFDINFQEISQSVVSQYFRRDMSRTYDWAGATVNLDYTRLFKKPKKELTFLMLYSFEGEDSDYWSNLLNRSNSVYYREKSFNISNNKEGTLQLDFTNPLDSISTLEMGSKTIFRQILSDYRIASALDGSTDFKDIPSLANVFDYAQQVTSAYAVYNRTSKKKWGLNLGMRYEHTFIQANFLNGTASFSNNYGNFIPSISLSRSLPKEQKVRINYSQRIQRPQFYYLNPYVNQSDSKNLYGGNPYLKPELTHSIEANYSVSIKQTSLNASLFLRQTNNAIEGINTVDNEGVLKQIFQNVAQNSAYGVNLSANTKLTKQWSINGSLNVFYNILESTELNTRNADWMYRINLNSSIDFGKGYKAQLFGFYNSARVNLQGTYGGFGFYNVVLQKEILKKKATIGFGYDNPFSETISWRNDFVGPNFVQTQDVAMYRRGWRLNLKYEFGKMNSSQRQKKRISNDDKKAGEGNN; from the coding sequence ATGAAATCTTTTTTACTCGTTCTGCTCGCGTTTGCGTCGAGTATCGGCTTTGTATTGGCGCAACATGCTAAAATTTCCGGTTTACTCCTTGACTCAACGGCCAACAAACCCGTTGAATTTGCTACGGTAGCTCTTCTGAAAGAGGGAAAACCTATTCAGGGCGTTACTACCGATTCCAAAGGAGCTTTTGTCTTTAACAAGGCTCCCACGGGCGATTATTCCATTCAGGCTTCGTTTGTAGGCTATGCGCCAAAAACAGTGGAGAAAGTCACAGTTATGAGTGGGCAGGATATAGAAGTTGGCGTCATTAAAATGGCCCAGACGGCGCAAAAATTAGCCGAGGTAACTATAACTGAACAAAAGGCCCTGTTTGAGGAAAAATCGGACCGAATGGTGTACAACGCGGAAAAAGACATCAGTATCAAAGGTGGCGATGCGACTGACGTGCTGAAAAAAATTCCGTCGATAGCCGTTGATATTGAGGGCAATGTGCAGCTTCGGGGCAGCTCCAATATCAAGGTGCTGATCAATAACAAACCGTCCAGTATTGTCGCCCGCAGTATTTCGGATGCGCTCAAACAAATTCCGGCCGATATTATCAAGCAGGTAGAAGTCATCACATCACCGTCGGCAAAATACGACGCAGAAGGTACGGCCGGCATTATCAACATCATCACCAAGAAAAATTCAATACAGGGCACCAGTGGGTCGATCAGTCCTAATTTCGGCCAATGGAATAACTGGCAGAATGCCACGATCAACCATCGGATGAAAAGCATATCGATCTCGGCCAATGGCGGTTATAGCGACTGGAAAAACAAACGGTATATCCAGCTACTACGGTCATTTACGAATGGAGATACGGTCACCAATCAGAACCAGACCCAATGGGTAACCGGCAATGGGAAAAACTTCTACGGTACGCTGAATATCGATTGGGATATCGACTCCCTGAATCGGCTTGGCGCTGGATTGAACTATTATAATGGCGCGAACACCAACGGCTTCGATATCAATTTTCAGGAAATTAGTCAGAGCGTAGTCAGCCAGTATTTTCGTCGGGATATGAGTCGCACCTACGATTGGGCCGGAGCAACCGTTAATCTGGACTATACCCGGTTGTTTAAAAAGCCCAAAAAAGAACTCACCTTCCTGATGCTTTATTCCTTTGAAGGCGAAGACAGCGATTACTGGTCTAATTTATTGAACCGGAGCAATTCGGTTTATTATCGGGAAAAAAGCTTTAACATCAGTAACAACAAAGAGGGCACCCTACAACTCGACTTTACCAATCCGCTGGATAGCATAAGCACGCTAGAAATGGGTAGCAAAACCATTTTCCGGCAAATATTAAGTGATTACCGTATTGCCAGTGCCCTTGACGGGTCAACGGATTTCAAAGATATCCCGTCGCTGGCTAACGTTTTCGATTATGCGCAACAGGTAACGTCAGCCTATGCCGTTTATAATCGGACATCAAAGAAGAAATGGGGGCTAAATCTGGGTATGCGGTATGAGCACACCTTTATTCAGGCAAACTTCCTGAATGGTACAGCCTCTTTTTCGAATAACTACGGCAACTTTATTCCGAGTATTAGCTTATCCCGGAGTTTACCAAAGGAGCAGAAAGTTCGGATTAACTATTCACAGCGGATTCAACGCCCGCAGTTTTATTACCTCAATCCATACGTTAACCAGTCAGATTCGAAAAACCTATACGGTGGAAATCCCTATCTGAAACCCGAATTGACGCACTCGATCGAAGCCAACTACAGCGTTTCAATCAAGCAGACGAGCCTGAATGCTTCGCTCTTTCTGCGCCAGACAAACAACGCCATCGAAGGCATCAATACGGTCGATAATGAAGGCGTTTTGAAACAGATATTCCAGAACGTAGCGCAGAATTCGGCCTATGGCGTAAACCTGAGCGCCAATACCAAACTGACGAAGCAATGGTCAATCAACGGTTCGCTGAACGTTTTTTACAACATACTGGAAAGCACCGAACTAAACACACGTAATGCAGACTGGATGTACCGGATCAACCTGAATTCGAGCATTGATTTTGGGAAGGGCTATAAGGCCCAGCTCTTTGGCTTTTATAACTCAGCCCGGGTTAACCTGCAGGGCACCTACGGCGGCTTCGGTTTCTACAACGTAGTGCTACAAAAAGAAATCCTCAAGAAAAAAGCTACGATCGGATTTGGCTACGACAACCCGTTCAGCGAAACGATCAGCTGGCGTAATGATTTCGTCGGGCCCAATTTCGTACAAACGCAGGATGTCGCTATGTATCGGCGGGGCTGGCGTCTGAATCTGAAATATGAATTCGGTAAAATGAACAGCAGCCAACGCCAGAAAAAGCGGATCAGCAACGACGACAAGAAAGCGGGCGAAGGCAATAACTAA